The following proteins are encoded in a genomic region of Neomonachus schauinslandi chromosome 7, ASM220157v2, whole genome shotgun sequence:
- the LOC110581167 gene encoding olfactory receptor 2T29-like, with product MDNTTWVANHTGQSDFDLVGLFSQSKHPTLLFMIIFVVFLMALSGNTILILLIHCDAHLHNPMYFFITQLSLMDVMYISVTVPKMLMDQVMGVKQISAPECGMQMFLYLTLGGSEVFLLAAMAYDRYVAICHPLRYPILMNHRVCLLLVSSSWLLGSVDGFMLTPVTMTFPFCRSRVIHHFFCEVPAVMKLSCSDTSLYETLMYLCCVLMLLIPVTVISSSYSFILFTIHRMNSAEGRKKAFATCSSHMMVVILFYGAAVYTYMLPTSYHTPEKDMIVSVFYTILTPVLNPLIYSLRNKDVTRALKKMLNVGSVLQETMK from the coding sequence ATGGATAATACCACTTGGGTGGCCAACCATACTGGACAATCAGATTTTGACCTAGTGGGACTCTTCAGTCAATCCAAACACCCAACTCTTCTTTTTATGATCATTTTTGTGGTTTTCCTGATGGCCTTGTCTGGAAACACAATCCTGATCCTTCTGATCCACTGTGATGCTCACCTTCATAACCCCATGTACTTTTTTATCACCCAGTTGTCTCTCATGGATGTGATGTACATTTCTGTCACTGTGCCCAAGATGCTCATGGACCAGGTCATGGGTGTGAAACAGATCTCAGCCCCTGAGTGTGGGATGCAGATGTTTCTCTATCTGACACTAGGAGGTTCAGAAGTTTTTCTTCTTGctgccatggcctatgaccgctatgtggccatctgcCATCCACTCCGTTATCCTATCCTCATGAACCATAGGGTGTGTCTCCTCTTGGTGTCTTCCTCCTGGCTTCTGGGATCTGTGGATGGATTTATGCTCACACCCGTCACCATGACCTTCCCCTTCTGCAGATCCCGGGTGATCCACCATTTCTTCTGTGAGGTCCCTGCTGTAATGAAGCTTTCCTGCTCAGACACTTCCCTCTATGAGACACTCATGTACCTGTGTTGTGTCCTCATGCTCCTCATCCCTGTGACAGTCATTTCAAGCTCCTATTCTTTCATCCTCTTCACCATCCACAGGATGAACTCAGCAGAGGGACGGAAGAAGGCCTTTGCCACTTGTTCTTCCCACATGATGGTGGTTATCCTCTTCTATGGTGCTGCTGTCTATACCTACATGCTTCCCACCTCCTACCACACCCCTGAGAAGGACATGATTGTATCTGTCTTTTATACTATACTCACTCCTGTTCTAAACCCTTTAATTTATAGTCTTAGAAATAAGGATGTCACAAGGgctctaaaaaaaatgttgaatgtgGGATCTGTTTTACAGGAAACTATGAAGTAG